Proteins encoded by one window of Cyclobacteriaceae bacterium:
- a CDS encoding tetratricopeptide repeat protein, with product MSALKIRYVYILFGALVVACSPQSNTITSKAFHNTTAHYNGYYYALEEITKIEGTIRKNHKDDYNRVLKLFPPLDSVLAKSYDKEIQEAIKMASIAIQRHPNSKWVDDSYVLVGKGRLYSFDWGNAIQTFKFVNTKGKELHTRHEALIWLARTFTEHGEFNNAEATFDFLQKEKLNKTNLKKLYLEKAHYYQVRGDDDNFVKNLTEAVPLLKKKDRPGRIYFILGQVYQQLGFEAEAYNYFRKCLDTHPEYEVDFYARLYMAQVAEISKSRSIANARKSFKKLLKDSKNKEFRDKIYYEMGVFERKQKNIKEALETFELALREGNNAQIDGEAYLQMGEIYYDTLKNYEFAKLYYDSAVANLSKDHEDFAAVKTRQEILAEFVTHLNTITWQDSLMVMAKMDSASLMQHITAVLESKKKPEEKTRKKKKRNRIDIAQVNSSLNTATGLEGTDWYFGNPSALALGQQEFKRIWGAIPLEDNWRRSSRALPASQRTNTVAATDGKAKDEAAPSEEATKTDPVLEEFQRINKELPKTPEQVAEALSKIEDAYFLLGDIYYFKLQEKENAVGTYETLLTRFPETDYRPEVLYKLYLMHKESDPGRADRYAQELKANFPESTFAKILINPDYLLESSQVMEKQKALYKIAYEQFEVYQLDSTLTILNEALALEKTTFTPNLELLKILAMGKTEEIARYQYRLEEFIKQYPETEITAYAQKLLKASRDFELKREKEKGIKYIPSFDEPHYFVIIYQTKGKLEDVASKALDGFNQANFSTSKLKVSNLIFDENNSITFVSGLNAMNDAQQYYRTFIEKQPTLNTLKPHKFDTFVITKNNFDIFYRTKGLHEYLQFFEKNYIPKNP from the coding sequence GTGTCTGCCTTGAAAATCCGGTACGTCTATATCCTTTTTGGTGCCCTCGTGGTAGCCTGCTCACCACAATCGAATACCATCACGAGTAAGGCATTCCATAACACAACGGCACATTACAACGGGTATTATTATGCGCTGGAAGAAATCACAAAAATTGAGGGCACCATCCGTAAAAATCATAAAGACGACTATAACCGGGTTTTGAAGCTTTTCCCTCCGCTTGATTCTGTATTGGCCAAGAGTTACGACAAAGAAATTCAGGAAGCCATTAAGATGGCCTCCATCGCCATACAACGGCATCCCAACAGCAAATGGGTAGATGACAGTTATGTGCTGGTAGGCAAGGGAAGGTTATACAGTTTTGATTGGGGTAATGCCATCCAGACATTCAAGTTTGTAAACACAAAAGGGAAAGAACTGCACACCCGGCATGAAGCGTTGATCTGGTTGGCAAGAACGTTTACCGAACACGGTGAATTCAATAATGCAGAAGCCACTTTTGATTTTCTGCAAAAAGAAAAACTAAACAAAACCAATCTCAAAAAACTCTATCTTGAAAAAGCACATTACTACCAGGTGCGTGGTGATGATGACAACTTTGTTAAGAACTTAACAGAAGCCGTGCCGCTTTTAAAAAAGAAAGACAGGCCAGGACGCATCTACTTTATTCTCGGGCAGGTTTATCAGCAACTTGGATTTGAAGCAGAGGCCTACAATTATTTCCGCAAATGCCTGGACACACATCCGGAATACGAGGTTGATTTTTACGCACGTTTGTACATGGCGCAGGTAGCTGAGATATCCAAAAGCCGTAGCATCGCCAATGCCCGCAAGTCGTTTAAAAAATTATTGAAGGATAGTAAGAACAAAGAGTTCAGAGACAAGATCTATTATGAAATGGGTGTGTTTGAACGCAAGCAAAAAAACATTAAAGAAGCGCTGGAAACATTTGAGCTGGCTCTACGTGAAGGAAACAACGCCCAGATTGATGGTGAAGCGTATTTACAAATGGGTGAAATCTATTACGACACGTTAAAAAATTACGAATTCGCAAAACTCTATTACGATAGTGCGGTTGCAAACCTGAGCAAAGACCACGAAGACTTTGCTGCCGTAAAAACCCGTCAGGAAATTCTTGCCGAGTTTGTTACACACTTGAATACCATAACCTGGCAAGACAGCCTGATGGTAATGGCTAAGATGGATTCGGCCTCATTAATGCAACACATTACTGCTGTACTGGAAAGCAAAAAGAAGCCGGAAGAAAAAACGCGCAAGAAAAAGAAACGTAACCGCATTGATATCGCACAGGTAAATTCAAGCCTGAACACAGCAACCGGTTTGGAAGGTACAGACTGGTATTTCGGAAATCCTTCGGCACTTGCTTTAGGTCAGCAGGAATTTAAACGAATATGGGGAGCGATACCACTGGAAGATAACTGGCGGAGATCATCGCGTGCCTTGCCTGCATCGCAGCGCACCAATACCGTGGCTGCAACAGATGGAAAGGCAAAAGATGAAGCAGCGCCAAGTGAAGAAGCTACCAAAACCGATCCGGTACTTGAGGAGTTTCAACGAATCAACAAAGAATTGCCCAAAACTCCGGAACAAGTTGCTGAAGCGCTCTCCAAAATTGAAGATGCCTATTTCCTCTTGGGTGATATCTATTATTTCAAACTGCAGGAGAAAGAAAATGCGGTTGGTACATATGAAACACTGCTCACACGTTTTCCTGAAACGGATTATCGCCCGGAGGTACTTTACAAGCTTTACCTCATGCACAAAGAATCCGATCCGGGTCGGGCAGATCGGTACGCTCAAGAGTTAAAAGCGAACTTTCCCGAAAGCACATTCGCAAAGATTTTAATCAACCCCGACTACCTGCTTGAATCCAGCCAGGTAATGGAGAAACAAAAGGCGTTGTACAAAATTGCTTATGAACAATTTGAAGTTTACCAACTGGATTCAACCCTTACCATACTGAATGAAGCCCTTGCCCTGGAGAAAACGACCTTCACCCCCAACCTGGAGTTGTTGAAAATTCTTGCCATGGGCAAAACGGAAGAAATTGCACGGTACCAATACCGACTCGAGGAATTCATAAAACAATATCCTGAAACAGAAATAACTGCCTATGCACAAAAACTGCTCAAAGCTTCACGCGACTTTGAGTTGAAGCGTGAAAAAGAAAAAGGAATCAAATACATCCCCTCCTTCGATGAGCCCCATTACTTTGTTATCATCTACCAAACCAAAGGTAAATTGGAAGACGTTGCCTCCAAGGCATTGGATGGATTTAACCAGGCGAACTTTTCCACGTCAAAACTGAAGGTAAGCAACCTGATCTTCGATGAAAACAACTCCATTACATTCGTTTCGGGGCTTAACGCCATGAATGACGCTCAGCAATACTACCGTACGTTTATCGAAAAGCAACCAACCCTGAACACCTTAAAACCGCATAAATTCGATACTTTTGTGATTACGAAAAATAACTTCGATATTTTTTACAGGACTAAAGGCTTGCATGAGTACCTCCAATTCTTTGAAAAAAACTATATCCCAAAAAATCCGTAG
- the atpE gene encoding ATP synthase F0 subunit C, with amino-acid sequence MLLSLLLDISYAIMGAGIGAGLAAIGAGIGIGKIGGSAMEGMARQPEAAGKIQGAMLIIAALIEVAALFALVICLLIWTLG; translated from the coding sequence ATGTTGTTATCACTTTTATTAGACATCAGCTACGCAATCATGGGCGCTGGAATTGGTGCTGGTCTGGCTGCAATTGGCGCTGGAATCGGTATCGGTAAAATCGGTGGCTCTGCAATGGAAGGTATGGCCCGTCAGCCTGAGGCTGCCGGTAAAATTCAAGGCGCCATGCTGATCATCGCGGCTCTTATCGAGGTTGCTGCTTTGTTTGCGCTGGTTATTTGTCTTCTGATCTGGACATTGGGATAA
- the atpB gene encoding F0F1 ATP synthase subunit A — MSVFYHKLTRFSLVLALLFSSVFSFAADASEGGEFNASEVILHHVMDDHIWHFWDGHYGTLYLPVIVYSSERGLDIFSSKNFYDDHHNVVAYNGYTLDHGHIYLNGNSVFDISITKNVAMLFINAALLMVLLLAAAKGAKQNAGKAPKGLQSFFEPIIVFVRDEIVKPNIGHHYEKYLPYLLTLFFFILFGNLLGLLPGAGNMTGNIAVTMTLAVFTFIITNVSGNKAYWSHIFWTPGVPLPLRIVILPVEIVGIFTKPFSLMIRLFVAITAGHIVLLSLISLAFIFQSVTVGFISSLIVLFINLIEILVAGIQAYVFTLFTSVYIGMATADHDHH; from the coding sequence ATGAGCGTTTTTTACCACAAACTCACCCGGTTTTCCCTCGTTCTTGCGCTGCTGTTTTCTTCTGTTTTTTCGTTTGCAGCCGATGCTTCTGAAGGGGGCGAGTTTAACGCCAGCGAGGTGATTCTTCACCACGTAATGGACGACCACATCTGGCACTTTTGGGATGGGCATTACGGCACCCTTTACCTGCCGGTAATCGTGTACTCATCTGAACGCGGACTGGATATTTTTTCCTCAAAGAATTTTTATGATGACCACCACAATGTAGTGGCCTACAATGGCTACACGCTTGATCATGGTCACATCTATTTGAATGGAAATTCCGTGTTCGATATTTCCATCACCAAAAACGTGGCGATGCTGTTTATCAATGCTGCATTGTTGATGGTATTGTTGTTGGCCGCTGCGAAAGGGGCAAAGCAAAATGCGGGCAAGGCGCCAAAAGGTCTTCAGTCGTTCTTTGAGCCAATCATTGTTTTTGTTCGCGATGAAATTGTGAAGCCAAACATCGGCCATCACTACGAAAAATATTTGCCTTACCTGTTAACGCTGTTCTTCTTCATTCTTTTCGGTAACCTGTTGGGCTTGTTGCCTGGTGCCGGTAACATGACGGGGAATATTGCTGTGACGATGACGCTTGCGGTGTTCACGTTCATTATTACCAACGTGAGTGGCAACAAGGCATACTGGAGTCACATCTTCTGGACACCCGGTGTTCCGCTTCCGCTTCGCATTGTGATTTTGCCGGTTGAGATCGTAGGGATATTCACCAAGCCGTTCTCCCTGATGATTCGTTTGTTCGTGGCGATTACGGCTGGTCACATTGTATTGCTGAGCCTTATCAGTCTGGCGTTTATTTTTCAGAGTGTTACAGTAGGGTTTATTTCAAGCTTGATAGTTCTGTTTATTAACCTGATTGAGATTTTAGTTGCAGGTATACAAGCATACGTATTCACCTTGTTTACCTCAGTTTATATTGGAATGGCTACGGCCGATCATGATCATCATTAA
- a CDS encoding M23 family metallopeptidase produces the protein MKPKKTISNWLTNRYQLVIRNEENFAEKTSMGFTYSKVILFSVIIFAVIFAISLFLAQTILAKWFDPRFAQMQMNKQLIELDQKVDSLYLEVDRKDQFILGIQRVLSGDTSDFNDPAKILSSEGQPLVKPDELKLAPSDSSFRKEFEKSDLALITLASVKYRELQETFFFSPLTGFISGHYDAQQGHYGVDIVAKTNEPVKNIADGTVIFASWTQDSGYVMMIQHKGNLISVYKHNAQLYKKVGTFVNGGEIVSIVGNSGEMTDGPHLHFELWYSGNPLNPEEFVTF, from the coding sequence TTGAAGCCAAAAAAGACCATTTCTAACTGGTTAACCAACCGATACCAGCTGGTAATCCGGAATGAGGAGAACTTTGCCGAGAAAACCAGCATGGGTTTTACCTATTCGAAGGTAATCCTTTTTTCAGTGATCATCTTCGCGGTCATCTTCGCGATCAGCCTCTTTCTGGCACAAACCATATTGGCGAAGTGGTTCGATCCGCGCTTTGCACAGATGCAGATGAACAAGCAGTTGATTGAACTGGATCAAAAAGTAGACTCCCTTTACCTGGAGGTTGACCGCAAGGATCAGTTCATCTTAGGTATTCAAAGGGTGCTGAGTGGTGATACCAGTGATTTCAATGACCCTGCTAAAATTTTAAGCAGTGAAGGGCAACCGCTTGTGAAACCAGATGAACTTAAGCTTGCGCCCTCGGATTCATCATTCCGCAAAGAGTTTGAAAAATCAGACTTGGCCTTGATCACCCTGGCCAGTGTGAAGTACCGTGAACTGCAGGAAACGTTCTTCTTTTCGCCCCTTACGGGATTTATTTCCGGTCACTATGACGCACAGCAGGGTCATTATGGGGTGGATATTGTGGCCAAAACCAATGAACCAGTAAAGAACATCGCAGATGGAACAGTAATTTTTGCTTCCTGGACACAGGACTCCGGGTATGTGATGATGATTCAGCATAAAGGCAACCTGATCTCGGTCTATAAGCACAATGCCCAACTCTATAAAAAAGTTGGTACTTTTGTCAATGGCGGAGAAATCGTTTCTATAGTTGGCAATAGCGGAGAAATGACGGATGGCCCACACCTGCACTTTGAGTTGTGGTACAGCGGCAACCCGCTTAATCCGGAAGAGTTTGTAACATTTTAA
- a CDS encoding F0F1 ATP synthase subunit B, with amino-acid sequence MDLLTPGTGLIVWQAIVFLLLVLLLSKLAWKPILSSLKEREQSIQNALDTAEKARAEMTRLQADNEKLLKEAREERDKMLKEAREATNRMKEEAQLDAKKAADKIIDDARAAIQIEKQAAMKDVRTQVAMFSLQVAERLMKKNLSTDKAQKELVEEFIKDIKVN; translated from the coding sequence ATGGATCTTTTAACACCCGGTACAGGTCTTATTGTTTGGCAGGCAATAGTTTTCCTGCTTTTAGTTTTGTTGTTATCAAAGCTTGCCTGGAAGCCAATTTTGAGCTCTTTGAAGGAGCGCGAACAATCCATCCAAAATGCGTTGGATACGGCTGAGAAAGCTCGTGCTGAGATGACGCGCCTGCAGGCCGATAATGAAAAGTTGCTGAAAGAAGCACGCGAAGAACGCGATAAGATGCTGAAAGAAGCACGCGAGGCAACTAACCGTATGAAAGAGGAGGCACAACTGGATGCAAAAAAGGCAGCTGACAAAATTATTGATGATGCCCGTGCAGCCATTCAAATTGAGAAGCAGGCAGCCATGAAAGATGTGCGCACGCAAGTAGCCATGTTTTCGCTTCAGGTTGCAGAGCGTTTAATGAAGAAAAACCTCTCAACGGATAAGGCTCAGAAAGAGCTGGTGGAAGAATTCATTAAAGATATAAAGGTAAACTAA
- a CDS encoding D-aminoacylase, with amino-acid sequence MKKLSILVAALLLLNACQQQKFDVVIRGGTVFDGSGKPGMVTDVGINADTIAAIGDLAKATGKIEINAEGLAVSPGFINVLSWATKSLIIDGKSQSDIRQGVTLEVFGEGWSMGPLNDQMKANMLTDMEHDPDWKFNLDWTTLGEYLESLERRGVTPNVASFVGATTIRIHELGYANRLPNTEEMERMKALVKQAMEEGALGVGSSLIYAPANYSSTKELVELCKVAGAYGGMYITHMRSEGNNIFNAVDETIQIAREGKLPAEIYHLKMAGQENWWKLDSVLTMINNANKEGLKITADMYTYTAGATGLDASMPPWVQEGGIKEWVKRLQDPKIRKRVLDEMRKPSDAWENLLLMAGGAERVLLLGFANDSLKQFIGKTLAEVSALYGKSPEETAMDLVIADSTRVSTAYFMMSEENVKRQIALPYLSFGSDAGSLATEGVFIKSSTHPRAYGNFARLLGKYVRDEKVIPMEEAIRKLTSLPASNLKIKKRGSLTPGYYADVVVFDPQTIQDHATFEQPHQYSTGVMHVFVNGIQVLKDGAHTGAKPGRVVRGPGWKEQ; translated from the coding sequence ATGAAAAAACTCTCCATCTTAGTTGCCGCTTTATTACTCCTCAATGCCTGTCAACAGCAAAAATTTGATGTTGTTATCCGTGGGGGTACCGTGTTTGATGGATCGGGAAAACCCGGTATGGTAACAGATGTAGGCATTAATGCTGATACCATCGCTGCTATTGGCGACCTGGCAAAAGCCACAGGCAAAATTGAGATCAACGCTGAAGGGCTGGCGGTTTCCCCTGGCTTCATCAATGTGTTAAGCTGGGCTACGAAATCATTGATTATTGATGGAAAATCTCAGTCGGATATTCGCCAGGGCGTTACGCTGGAAGTGTTCGGGGAAGGTTGGAGCATGGGGCCGCTGAATGACCAGATGAAAGCCAATATGCTTACCGATATGGAACATGATCCGGACTGGAAGTTTAATCTGGACTGGACCACATTAGGCGAATATCTTGAATCGCTTGAGCGAAGGGGTGTAACTCCCAACGTTGCATCATTTGTAGGGGCTACCACCATTCGCATACATGAGTTGGGTTATGCCAACCGGTTGCCCAATACAGAAGAAATGGAACGCATGAAAGCATTGGTAAAACAAGCCATGGAGGAAGGTGCGTTAGGTGTGGGGTCATCACTCATTTATGCACCCGCAAATTATTCATCAACCAAGGAGTTAGTTGAATTATGCAAAGTAGCCGGAGCGTACGGGGGCATGTACATTACCCACATGCGCAGTGAGGGTAACAACATTTTCAACGCTGTAGATGAAACCATACAAATTGCCCGTGAAGGTAAACTACCCGCAGAAATCTACCACTTGAAAATGGCCGGACAGGAAAACTGGTGGAAGCTGGATTCTGTACTCACTATGATAAATAACGCCAATAAAGAAGGTTTAAAAATAACAGCCGACATGTATACCTATACCGCTGGAGCAACCGGGCTTGATGCCTCAATGCCTCCCTGGGTGCAGGAAGGCGGAATAAAGGAATGGGTTAAACGGCTGCAAGATCCGAAAATACGCAAGCGTGTATTAGATGAAATGCGCAAACCTTCCGATGCGTGGGAAAATCTGTTGTTGATGGCCGGTGGAGCAGAACGTGTTCTGCTGTTGGGCTTTGCCAACGATTCACTCAAGCAGTTCATCGGCAAAACACTGGCCGAGGTGTCAGCTCTTTACGGGAAGAGCCCGGAAGAAACTGCCATGGACCTGGTGATTGCCGATAGCACACGTGTTAGTACAGCTTATTTTATGATGAGTGAGGAAAATGTTAAACGGCAAATTGCTTTACCATACCTCAGCTTTGGTTCTGATGCGGGCTCATTAGCGACTGAAGGGGTGTTTATTAAATCAAGCACCCATCCGCGTGCGTATGGAAACTTTGCGCGCTTGTTGGGCAAATACGTGCGCGATGAAAAAGTAATTCCGATGGAAGAAGCCATTCGTAAACTCACTTCGTTGCCGGCCTCTAACCTTAAAATAAAAAAGCGTGGCTCATTAACTCCCGGTTATTATGCCGATGTAGTCGTGTTCGATCCGCAAACCATTCAGGATCATGCCACATTTGAGCAACCACATCAATACAGCACAGGCGTGATGCATGTGTTCGTAAACGGCATACAGGTATTAAAAGACGGAGCGCACACAGGCGCAAAACCTGGGCGTGTTGTACGCGGACCCGGATGGAAAGAACAGTAA
- the atpA gene encoding F0F1 ATP synthase subunit alpha, which yields MAEIRPEEVSAILREQLSQSRTDVELEEVGTVLSVGDGVARIYGLTQAQAGELLEFENGLRAMVLNLEEDNVGAVLFGDSKGVHEGDTVKRTGKIASVMVGDGMVGRVVNTLGEPVDGKGPLSGELYEMPLERKAPGVIYRQPVNEPLQTGIKAIDSMIPIGRGQRELIIGDRQTGKTAVAIDTIINQREFFEKGQPVYCIYVAIGQKGSTVANVAAELEKAGALSYTVIVSATASDPAPMQFFAPFTGAAIGEFFRDTGRPALVIYDDLSKQAVSYREVSLLLRRPPGREAYPGDVFYLHSRLLERAAKIINNDEIAKNMNDLPNSIKHLVKGGGSLTALPIIETQAGDVSAYIPTNVISITDGQIFLETNLFNSGIRPAINVGISVSRVGGAAQIKSMKKVAGTLKLDQAQFRELEAFAKFGSDLDAATKLTIERGRRNTEVLKQDQYAPVPVEEQVAIITASTRGFIDRVPVNKVREFEADFLALMRSAHQQVLDNLRAGKFEDADVETIKKVALDLASKY from the coding sequence ATGGCAGAAATCAGACCTGAAGAAGTATCCGCAATATTGCGTGAACAACTTTCGCAATCCCGTACGGATGTTGAACTGGAAGAAGTTGGTACCGTATTGTCAGTAGGTGACGGGGTAGCCCGCATCTATGGCCTCACGCAGGCACAAGCCGGTGAGTTGCTTGAATTTGAAAATGGTCTTCGCGCCATGGTATTGAACCTGGAAGAAGACAACGTGGGTGCCGTATTGTTTGGCGACTCAAAGGGTGTGCACGAAGGTGATACCGTAAAACGTACCGGTAAGATTGCCTCTGTTATGGTGGGTGATGGCATGGTTGGTCGTGTGGTTAACACACTTGGCGAACCTGTTGATGGAAAAGGCCCGTTGAGTGGCGAGCTGTATGAGATGCCTTTGGAGCGCAAAGCTCCGGGTGTTATCTACCGTCAGCCTGTAAACGAACCATTGCAAACCGGTATCAAAGCGATTGACTCCATGATTCCGATTGGTCGTGGTCAGCGTGAATTGATCATTGGCGATCGTCAGACAGGTAAAACTGCTGTGGCGATTGACACGATTATCAACCAGAGAGAATTTTTTGAAAAAGGCCAGCCAGTTTATTGTATTTACGTAGCGATTGGCCAGAAGGGATCAACGGTTGCCAACGTGGCCGCTGAATTGGAAAAAGCAGGTGCACTTTCCTATACGGTAATTGTATCAGCAACGGCATCTGATCCAGCTCCGATGCAGTTCTTTGCTCCGTTTACCGGTGCAGCTATCGGTGAATTCTTCCGCGATACGGGTCGTCCGGCATTGGTTATTTATGATGACCTTTCCAAGCAGGCTGTTTCTTACCGCGAAGTATCCCTGCTGTTGAGAAGACCTCCCGGACGTGAAGCGTATCCCGGTGACGTATTCTACCTGCACTCTCGCTTATTGGAGCGTGCGGCCAAAATCATCAACAACGATGAGATTGCGAAGAACATGAACGACTTGCCTAACTCCATCAAGCATTTGGTTAAAGGTGGTGGTTCACTTACGGCACTTCCGATTATCGAAACACAGGCTGGTGACGTATCGGCTTACATCCCGACCAACGTAATTTCCATTACCGATGGTCAGATATTCCTTGAAACAAACTTGTTTAACTCCGGTATCCGTCCGGCTATTAACGTGGGTATTTCGGTATCGCGTGTAGGTGGTGCAGCTCAGATCAAATCCATGAAGAAGGTGGCCGGTACGTTAAAACTTGATCAGGCACAGTTCCGTGAATTGGAAGCATTTGCCAAATTCGGTTCCGACCTTGATGCGGCAACTAAACTGACAATTGAACGTGGTCGCAGAAACACCGAGGTATTGAAGCAGGATCAGTATGCACCGGTTCCGGTAGAGGAACAGGTTGCGATCATCACCGCATCTACCCGTGGCTTTATTGACCGTGTGCCGGTTAACAAGGTGCGTGAGTTTGAGGCAGATTTTCTTGCCTTGATGCGCTCTGCTCATCAGCAGGTGTTGGATAACTTACGTGCCGGTAAGTTCGAAGACGCGGATGTGGAAACCATCAAAAAAGTAGCTCTTGATTTAGCCTCGAAATATTAA
- the atpH gene encoding ATP synthase F1 subunit delta, with protein MAESRVASRYVKSLLGLAEEQQVLDHVHNDMLLFTKVCNENRAFALMLRSPVIRHDKKRDVLQKVFAGKVHALTMAFFDIITRKNREPLLPSIAREFHNAYNVYKGIGTAQLVTPFPVDAALRKEIEGIVQQISKKKQIELVEKVDADMIGGFVLTVGDRQVDASIKNKLKALKTKFSQNPYVKGF; from the coding sequence ATGGCTGAATCACGGGTAGCATCGCGATACGTAAAATCCTTGTTGGGCCTTGCCGAAGAACAACAGGTGTTAGACCATGTGCACAACGACATGCTGCTATTCACCAAGGTGTGTAACGAGAACCGCGCGTTTGCTTTGATGCTGCGCAGCCCGGTTATCCGTCATGATAAAAAGCGGGATGTGCTCCAAAAAGTTTTTGCGGGTAAAGTTCATGCACTTACCATGGCTTTCTTCGATATCATCACCCGTAAAAACCGTGAGCCGTTGTTACCATCCATTGCACGTGAGTTTCACAACGCCTATAATGTGTACAAGGGCATTGGTACTGCACAATTGGTAACCCCTTTCCCGGTTGATGCTGCTTTGCGCAAAGAGATTGAAGGGATTGTTCAGCAGATCAGTAAGAAAAAGCAAATTGAGTTGGTGGAAAAAGTAGATGCCGACATGATTGGTGGTTTTGTGCTGACGGTGGGCGATCGCCAGGTGGATGCTTCCATCAAGAATAAATTAAAAGCATTGAAAACTAAATTCAGTCAGAACCCTTATGTGAAGGGATTTTGA
- a CDS encoding polymer-forming cytoskeletal protein, with protein sequence MFTSKEEKRVAEEISNSSNNIGKGTFLEGNIETYGNIRIEGKVTGHVKSKSKVALGSSSQVQGNITAQNADIEGEVKGKIEIAELLVLKATAVIHGDIVTGKLVVEPGASFNGSCKMGATIKEIKIGENNGFGASRSLTGTEAKTI encoded by the coding sequence ATGTTTACTTCAAAAGAAGAAAAACGAGTGGCCGAAGAAATCAGCAATTCCAGCAACAACATTGGAAAGGGAACCTTTCTGGAAGGTAATATTGAAACGTATGGCAACATACGCATTGAAGGAAAAGTAACAGGTCATGTAAAATCAAAATCAAAAGTGGCCCTGGGCTCTTCTTCACAAGTACAAGGCAACATCACCGCACAAAATGCCGACATTGAAGGTGAAGTGAAGGGTAAAATTGAAATTGCAGAGTTGTTAGTATTGAAAGCAACAGCCGTGATTCACGGTGATATCGTTACCGGTAAGTTGGTGGTTGAGCCGGGTGCGTCCTTTAATGGAAGCTGTAAAATGGGCGCCACCATTAAGGAAATCAAGATAGGTGAAAACAATGGCTTCGGAGCATCGCGATCCCTCACCGGAACAGAAGCCAAAACCATCTAA
- a CDS encoding AtpZ/AtpI family protein has translation MASEHRDPSPEQKPKPSNSYLKYSSLALQLLVTIGLFAWFGYLLDGWLKLKYPIFLIVFVFVAFAGMMYQLYKSIDKS, from the coding sequence ATGGCTTCGGAGCATCGCGATCCCTCACCGGAACAGAAGCCAAAACCATCTAACAGCTACCTGAAGTATAGTAGCCTTGCCCTGCAGCTTTTGGTTACCATTGGGTTGTTTGCGTGGTTTGGCTATTTGCTTGATGGCTGGTTGAAATTAAAGTACCCCATATTTTTGATTGTGTTTGTGTTCGTTGCCTTTGCAGGGATGATGTACCAGTTGTATAAGTCTATTGATAAGTCGTGA
- the atpG gene encoding ATP synthase F1 subunit gamma — MPSLKEVKNRITSVVSTQQITKAMKMVAAAKLRRSQDRILQMRPFAHKLAYILRNLSSAQSDGADNWFSAVRQEKKILIVAVSSDRGLCGSFNTNVFKGVLRLISEKYEQQNRQGNVTVMSIGKKAEDYFGKRKFPIVKNYTGVIASLTFDRVADASEYIMDAFKKGTYDKVEIVYNEFKNVATQVLRTEQYLPVVMPESEEKTAEVDYIYQPDREEIVTGLIPKSLKVQLFKAVLDSNAAENGARMTAMDKATENAGELLKELRLTYNRTRQAAITKEILEIVGGAEALKAS, encoded by the coding sequence ATGCCGAGTTTAAAGGAAGTTAAGAATCGCATTACTTCGGTGGTCTCTACCCAGCAGATCACCAAGGCCATGAAAATGGTGGCAGCCGCAAAATTACGTAGGTCGCAAGATCGGATTTTGCAGATGCGTCCGTTCGCACACAAACTGGCCTACATTCTTCGTAACCTTTCTTCAGCACAAAGTGATGGTGCCGATAACTGGTTTAGTGCGGTGCGTCAAGAAAAGAAGATTCTTATTGTTGCGGTAAGTTCTGATCGCGGATTGTGCGGTTCATTTAACACCAACGTGTTTAAAGGTGTGCTGCGCCTGATCAGCGAAAAGTACGAGCAACAAAATCGTCAGGGGAATGTAACGGTAATGTCGATTGGCAAGAAAGCTGAGGACTACTTCGGCAAGCGTAAATTCCCGATCGTTAAAAATTATACAGGAGTTATTGCTTCCCTTACCTTTGATCGTGTGGCCGATGCATCAGAGTACATCATGGATGCATTTAAAAAGGGCACGTACGATAAGGTTGAAATTGTATACAACGAGTTTAAGAATGTGGCCACACAAGTGTTGCGCACAGAGCAGTACTTGCCTGTAGTGATGCCTGAAAGTGAAGAAAAAACAGCTGAAGTGGATTATATCTACCAGCCAGATCGTGAAGAGATTGTTACCGGTTTGATACCAAAGTCGTTGAAAGTGCAATTATTTAAGGCGGTGTTAGATTCCAACGCAGCAGAAAATGGTGCACGTATGACAGCCATGGATAAAGCAACTGAAAATGCCGGAGAATTACTGAAAGAGTTGCGGTTGACCTACAACCGAACACGTCAGGCGGCCATCACCAAGGAAATTCTTGAAATTGTTGGCGGTGCCGAGGCCCTTAAGGCTTCTTAG